One genomic segment of Hordeum vulgare subsp. vulgare chromosome 2H, MorexV3_pseudomolecules_assembly, whole genome shotgun sequence includes these proteins:
- the LOC123427514 gene encoding tRNA pseudouridine synthase Pus10 isoform X1: MTAADAAAESDAEARSILERAAAASFPPLHAVHHLLSVGVCVRCIFRMFGAFSHACSCASLTVSVLHSFLEEHDDSAKDGSCSCLSMDEACCSICFGILLPTCHQDEGVAPFEAISRIDIITSMVSQAIQREGYQIGEFSTEISVPAVVAANERAIRLYMKGKYGSENWFKDEIFTQQTMSVKEALRLLIVPSLEKQLGVKHSNNSFRIRLTYTHDDASLKLKSLLPNDSNRKRKAESREGNDTRRNSTYDDKQILTETDTFIHKSLEGIQDQEFCTLFKLPPEKVLKPCQLVISFLRSPIYIGGRYLKLSRNVSQSCWIIDDERMGEASVEEIIKENVCAISRGDGYKFHAAGREDIDVRMLGSGRPFLIEVLNVRSIPTAIEIQQISDKINSSEKKYVRVRNLKLVDNEIWAMMREGESEKQKQYAALIWTSNPLTDDDLQKISVVKDMEIVQNTPVRVLHRRSPLERKRIIHWMEIEKVEGSSNYYLLHLCTQAGTYIKEFVHGDLGRTNPSIGSMLRCRAEILQLDVTDVKMDLLQ, from the exons ATGACGGCCGCAGACGCGGCGGCGGAGTCGGACGCGGAGGCCAGGAGCATCCTCGAGCGGGCCGCGGCGGCATCCTTCCCGCCGCTCCACGCCGTCCACCACCTCCTCTCCGTCGGG GTTTGTGTGCGATGCATCTTTCGCATGTTTGGAGCCTTTAGCCATGCCTGCTCATGTGCGTCTCTTACGGTGTCCGTCTTGCATTCGTTTCTTGAAGAGCATGATGATTCCGCAAAAGACGGGTCTTGCTCATGTTTGTCAATGGATGAAGCATGCTGCTCTATTTGCTTTGGAATATTGCTACCCACCTGCCATCAGGATGAGGGTGTAGCACCGTTTGAAGCCATTTCTCGTATTGACATAATTACTTCAATGGTGTCTCAAGCAATACAAAGAGAGGGTTATCAAATCGGTGAGTTCTCTACagaaatttcagtgcctgcagttgTAGCAGCGAATGAACGTGCCATCAG GTTATATATGAAAGGAAAATATGGCAGTGAAAATTGGTTCAAGGACGAAATATTTACTCAACAAACCATGTCAGTGAAGGAGGCTCTGAGACTATTGATAGTACCATCGCTCGAGAAACAACTG GGTGTTAAGCATAGTAACAATTCATTTCGAATTCGCTTAACATATACCCATGATGATGCTTCACTGAAGCTCAAAAGTTTATTGCCAAATGACAGTAATCGCAAAAGGAAAGCAG AGTCAAGAGAAGGAAATGATACTAGAAGGAACTCAACGTATGATGATAAACAGATATTAACTGAAACAGATACATTCATCCACAAGAGTCTCGAGGGTATTCAAGATCAAGAATTCTGTACTTTATTTAAGCTGCCTCCTGAAAAG GTGTTAAAACCTTGCCAACTTGTGATATCCTTCCTAAGGTCACCCATATATATTGGTGGAAGATACTTGAAG CTTTCCAGAAATGTCAGTCAGTCATGTTGGATAATTGATGATGAAAGAATGGGGGAAGCATCAGTTGAG GAAATAATTAAAGAGAATGTCTGTGCCATCTCCAGAGGCGATGGCTACAAGTTCCATGCTGCTGGAAGAGAAGATATCGAT GtacggatgcttggatctggtcgtcCATTTCTAATTGAAGTCTTGAATGTGCGATCAATTCCGACTGCGATTGAAATTCAACAAATCTCTGACAAGATCAATAGCTCCGAAAAGAAATAT GTCAGAGTTAGAAATCTCAAGTTGGTAGACAATGAAATATGGGCCATGATGCGTGAAGGAGAATCGGAGAAGCAG AAGCAGTATGCTGCCCTCATATGGACTTCTAATCCTCTGACGGATGATGACCTGCAGAAAATTTCTGTTGTTAAGGATATG GAAATTGTGCAGAATACCCCAGTAAGGGTTCTTCATCGAAGAAGCCCGTTGGAGCGGAAACGGATTATACATTG GATGGAGATTGAGAAAGTTGAAGGCAGCTCAAACTATTACTTGCTGCATCTATGCACTCAG GCAGGAACATACATTAAGGAGTTTGTGCATGGTGATCTTGGACGCACAAATCCAAG TATCGGTTCCATGCTACGTTGCAGAGCCGAGATATTGCAGCTCGATGTCACCGACGTAAAGATGGACTTGCTGCAATAA
- the LOC123427514 gene encoding tRNA pseudouridine synthase Pus10 isoform X2: MTAADAAAESDAEARSILERAAAASFPPLHAVHHLLSVGVCVRCIFRMFGAFSHACSCASLTVSVLHSFLEEHDDSAKDGSCSCLSMDEACCSICFGILLPTCHQDEGVAPFEAISRIDIITSMVSQAIQREGYQIGEFSTEISVPAVVAANERAIRLYMKGKYGSENWFKDEIFTQQTMSVKEALRLLIVPSLEKQLGVKHSNNSFRIRLTYTHDDASLKLKSLLPNDSNRKRKAESREGNDTRRNSTYDDKQILTETDTFIHKSLEGIQDQEFCTLFKLPPEKVLKPCQLVISFLRSPIYIGGRYLKLSRNVSQSCWIIDDERMGEASVEEIIKENVCAISRGDGYKFHAAGREDIDVRMLGSGRPFLIEVLNVRSIPTAIEIQQISDKINSSEKKYVRVRNLKLVDNEIWAMMREGESEKQVLYSIGDSIIYLK; the protein is encoded by the exons ATGACGGCCGCAGACGCGGCGGCGGAGTCGGACGCGGAGGCCAGGAGCATCCTCGAGCGGGCCGCGGCGGCATCCTTCCCGCCGCTCCACGCCGTCCACCACCTCCTCTCCGTCGGG GTTTGTGTGCGATGCATCTTTCGCATGTTTGGAGCCTTTAGCCATGCCTGCTCATGTGCGTCTCTTACGGTGTCCGTCTTGCATTCGTTTCTTGAAGAGCATGATGATTCCGCAAAAGACGGGTCTTGCTCATGTTTGTCAATGGATGAAGCATGCTGCTCTATTTGCTTTGGAATATTGCTACCCACCTGCCATCAGGATGAGGGTGTAGCACCGTTTGAAGCCATTTCTCGTATTGACATAATTACTTCAATGGTGTCTCAAGCAATACAAAGAGAGGGTTATCAAATCGGTGAGTTCTCTACagaaatttcagtgcctgcagttgTAGCAGCGAATGAACGTGCCATCAG GTTATATATGAAAGGAAAATATGGCAGTGAAAATTGGTTCAAGGACGAAATATTTACTCAACAAACCATGTCAGTGAAGGAGGCTCTGAGACTATTGATAGTACCATCGCTCGAGAAACAACTG GGTGTTAAGCATAGTAACAATTCATTTCGAATTCGCTTAACATATACCCATGATGATGCTTCACTGAAGCTCAAAAGTTTATTGCCAAATGACAGTAATCGCAAAAGGAAAGCAG AGTCAAGAGAAGGAAATGATACTAGAAGGAACTCAACGTATGATGATAAACAGATATTAACTGAAACAGATACATTCATCCACAAGAGTCTCGAGGGTATTCAAGATCAAGAATTCTGTACTTTATTTAAGCTGCCTCCTGAAAAG GTGTTAAAACCTTGCCAACTTGTGATATCCTTCCTAAGGTCACCCATATATATTGGTGGAAGATACTTGAAG CTTTCCAGAAATGTCAGTCAGTCATGTTGGATAATTGATGATGAAAGAATGGGGGAAGCATCAGTTGAG GAAATAATTAAAGAGAATGTCTGTGCCATCTCCAGAGGCGATGGCTACAAGTTCCATGCTGCTGGAAGAGAAGATATCGAT GtacggatgcttggatctggtcgtcCATTTCTAATTGAAGTCTTGAATGTGCGATCAATTCCGACTGCGATTGAAATTCAACAAATCTCTGACAAGATCAATAGCTCCGAAAAGAAATAT GTCAGAGTTAGAAATCTCAAGTTGGTAGACAATGAAATATGGGCCATGATGCGTGAAGGAGAATCGGAGAAGCAGGTGCTCTATTCAATTGGTGACAGTATCATTTACCTGAAATGA
- the LOC123427512 gene encoding sucrose synthase 7-like yields the protein MASAKLSFKRMDSVAESMPDALRQSRYQMKRCFQRYVSRGRRLLKNQQLMEELDRSLDDELEKEKLVEGFLGYIICSTQEAVVLPPFVAFAVRMNPGIWEYVKVHADDLSVEGITPSEYLKFKDTLYDEKWAKDDNSLEVDFGALDLSTPRLTLPSSIGNGMQFVSKFMSSKLNGKPESMKPLLDYLLALNYRGEKLMVNDTIDTVNKLQTALLLAEVFVSGLPKFTPYLKFEQRFQEWGLEKGWGENAERCKETLNFLSEVLQAPDPINMEKFFSRVPSIFNIVVFSIHGYFGQEKVLGLPDTGGQVVYILDQVRSMEEELLQRIKLQGLHITPKILVLTRLIPDSKGTKCNVELEPVENTKYSHILRVPFKTEDGKDLRQWVSRFDIYPYLERYAQDASTKILDMLEGKPDLIIGNYTDGNLVASLMSSKLGVTQGTIAHALEKTKYEDSDVKWRELDQKYHFSCQFTADMFAMNTTDFIITSTYQEIAGSKEKPGQYEHHYAFTMPGLCRFATGINVFDPKFNIAAPGADQSVYFPFTQKQKRLTNLHPQIEELLYSKEDTDEHIGYLADRSKPIIFSMARLDKVKNITGLVEWYGQNKKVRDLVNLVVVAGLLNAAQSKDREEIDEINKMHNLIDKYQLKGQIRWIKAQTDRVRNGELYRYIADSKGAFVQPALYEAFGLTVIEAMNCGLPTFATNQGGPAEIIVDGVSGFHINPMNGREAGTKIADFFQKCKEDPSYWNKMSTAGLQRIYECYTWKIYATKVLNMGSMYGFWRTLNKEERVAKQRYMQMFYNLQYRNLVKTVPRVGEQPPRPAASTGAVAERNQIVARPRERKPQGRVQRMMTSLLGPKPPTYEQNGYR from the exons ATGGCCTCCGCCAAGCTCAGCTTCAAGAGGATGGACAGCGTCGCCGAGAGCATGCCCGACGCGCTGCGCCAGAGCCGCTACCAGATGAAAAGGTGCTTCCAGCGCTACGTGTCCCGGGGCCGGAGGCTCCTCAAGAACCAGCAGCTCATGGAGGAGCTCGACCGGTCgctcgacgacgagctcgagaagGAGAAGCTCGTCGAGGGCTTCCTCGGCTACATCATCTGCTCCACCCAG GAAGCGGTGGTGCTGCCGCCGTTCGTCGCGTTCGCCGTCAGGATGAACCCCGGCATCTGGGAGTACGTCAAGGTTCACGCCGACGACCTGTCGGTCGAAGGGATCACGCCCTCCGAGTACCTCAAGTTCAAAGACACGTTATACGACGAGAAATG GGCCAAGGACGACAACTCGCTGGAGGTTGATTTCGGCGCTCTTGACCTCTCAACGCCTCGCCTCACGCTCCCCTCCTCCATAGGGAACGGGATGCAGTTCGTCTCCAAGTTCATGTCTTCGAAGCTGAATGGCAAGCCTGAGAGCATGAAGCCGTTGCTCGACTATTTACTCGCTCTGAATTACCGCGGAGAG AAGCTGATGGTTAACGACACAATCGACACGGTCAACAAGCTTCAGACGGCGCTGCTCCTTGCAGAAGTTTTTGTTAGCGGGCTGCCCAAATTCACACCATACTTGAAGTTTGAACAAAG GTTTCAGGAGTGGGGATTGGAGAAAGGATGGGGTGAGAACGCCGAAAGGTGCAAGGAGACGCTGAATTTCCTATCTGAAGTGCTCCAGGCACCGGATCCTATCAACATGGAGAAGTTCTTCAGCAGGGTTCCATCCATATTTAACATTGTTGTCTTCTCTATCCATGGCTACTTTGGGCAAGAGAAGGTTCTAGGCTTGCCAGACACCGGCGGCCAG GTTGTCTACATCCTGGATCAAGTCAGGTCCATGGAAGAGGAGCTGCTGCAAAGAATCAAGCTGCAGGGTTTGCATATAACACCAAAGATTCTTGTG CTAACAAGACTGATACCAGATTCCAAAGGCACAAAGTGTAATGTGGAACTCGAACCGGTTGAAAATACAAAATATTCGCACATACTACGCGTGCCGTTCAAGACTGAAGATGGGAAGGATTTGCGCCAGTGGGTTTCCCGGTTCGACATTTACCCTTACCTAGAGAGATATGCTCAG GATGCCTCTACTAAAATTCTTGACATGCTGGAAGGCAAACCGGACTTGATCATTGGCAACTACACTGATGGCAATTTGGTGGCGTCCCTCATGTCAAGCAAACTAGGAGTCACACAG GGAACAATTGCGCATGCTCTCGAGAAGACGAAGTATGAGGACTCAGATGTCAAGTGGAGAGAGCTGGACCAGAAGTACCACTTCTCGTGTCAATTCACTGCTGATATGTTTGCCATGAACACTACTGACTTTATCATCACTAGCACATACCAAGAAATTGCTGGAAG CAAAGAGAAGCCTGGCCAATATGAGCATCACTATGCATTCACAATGCCCGGGCTCTGTCGCTTCGCCACGGGCATCAATGTCTTTGACCCGAAGTTCAACATTGCTGCACCTGGCGCCGATCAGTCCGTCTACTTCCCCTTCACACAGAAGCAGAAGCGGCTGACGAATTTACACCCACAGATTGAGGAGTTACTGTACAGCAAGGAGGACACAGATGAACACAT AGGGTATCTGGCAGATAGAAGTAAGCCAATCATCTTCTCGATGGCGAGGCTGGACAAGGTGAAGAACATCACTGGACTAGTGGAGTGGTATGGGCAGAACAAGAAGGTCAGGGACCTTGTGAACCTCGTCGTCGTTGCAGGCCTCCTGAATGCTGCGCAGTCCAAGGACCGAGAAGAGATAGACGAGATCAACAAGATGCACAATTTGATTGACAAGTACCAACTGAAAGGGCAGATCCGCTGGATCAAGGCTCAGACCGACCGTGTCCGCAATGGCGAGCTGTACCGTTACATCGCAGATTCAAAGGGTGCATTTGTTCAG CCTGCTCTCTATGAAGCATTTGGGCTAACAGTCATCGAGGCGATGAACTGCGGGCTGCCAACATTCGCAACGAACCAAGGAGGGCCggcagagatcatcgtcgatgGGGTCTCAGGTTTCCACATAAACCCAATGAACGGCAGGGAGGCAGGCACCAAGATTGCAGACTTCTTCCAGAAGTGCAAGGAAGACCCAAGCTACTGGAACAAGATGTCGACTGCCGGACTTCAGCGCATCTATGAATG CTACACATGGAAGATTTACGCAACTAAAGTGCTCAACATGGGATCAATGTATGGCTTCTGGAGGACTCTGAACAAGGAAGAGAGGGTGGCGAAACAACGCTACATGCAGATGTTCTACAACCTTCAGTACAGGAATCTG GTGAAGACCGTCCCCAGAGTAGGGGAGCAGCCTCCAAGACCCGCGGCCTCGACGGGCGCGGTGGCGGAGCGTAACCAGATCGTCGCGAGGCCGAGAGAAAG aaAGCCGCAGGGTCGAGTCCAAAG GATGATGACCAGCCTGCTCGGGCCGAAGCCGCCAACCTACGAACAGAACGGCTACAGATGA
- the LOC123427515 gene encoding coiled-coil domain-containing protein 124, translating to MPKKMGVNSKAEAARERRSAEESDRRQRAERAKEEEYWREAEGSKSRAARRREEDAEKRAEAAARKAENRRLAEAEAAAVASAVSKTDARKASRVGAPAPKVTEAELVRRREEERLRLEREAEAAKKRAARTAEEEEYERVVLVANTNRDDSVIEASGVDEAIVRLSLVDSEAALPADRHPERRLKASFKAFEEAELPRLKEEKPGLTLKQYKDMIWKLWKKSPDNPLNKATE from the exons ATGCCGAAGAAGATGGGCGTCAACTCCAAGGCGGAGGCCGCCCGCGAGCGCCGCTCCGCCGAGGAGTCGGACCGCCGCCAGCGCGCCGAGCGCgccaaggaggaggagtactGGCGCGAGGCCGAGGGCTCCAAGTCCCGCGCCGCGCGCCGCCGCGAGGAGGACGCCGAGAAGCGCGCCGAGGCCGCCGCCCGCAAGGCCGAGAACCGCCGCCTCGCCGAGGCCGaggccgccgccgtcgcctctgCCGTCTCCAAGACGGACGCCCGCAAGGCCAGCCGCGTCGGCGCCCCGGCCCCCAAGGTCACCGAGGCCGAGCTCGTGCGCCGCCGCGAGGAGGAGCGCCTCCGCCTCGAGCGCGAGGCCGAGGCCGCCAAGAAGCGCGCCGCGCGCaccgccgaggaggaggagtacgagcgcgtcgtcctcgtcgccaacaccaacaggGACGACTCCGTCATCGAGGCCTCGGGCGTCGACGAGGCCATCGTGCGCTTGTCGCTCGTTGACTCGGAGGCGGCCTTGCCCGCTGACAGGCATCCTGAGCGTCGCCTCAAGGCATCATTCAAG GCATTTGAAGAGGCAGAGCTCCCTAGGCTGAAGGAAGAAAAGCCAGGCCTAACACTGAAACAGTACAAAGACATGATATGGAAGCTATGGAAGAAATCCCCAGACAACCCTCTGAACAAG GCAACTGAGTGA